A single window of Mugil cephalus isolate CIBA_MC_2020 chromosome 1, CIBA_Mcephalus_1.1, whole genome shotgun sequence DNA harbors:
- the tns2a gene encoding tensin-2 isoform X5, translating into MSSGKMSKAGKGEPHVFKEKTFKKKRQCSVCRQNVDNVGSFCRVCKTATHRKCEAKVTSACIPAPSNDLQRRGTTPSRHVQHMGSTKSLTYTKQRNTLPRSFSVDRVMDRVMERHYDFDLTYITERIISVFFPPKLEEQRYRLNLKEVAAMLKSKHQDKFLLLNLSERRHDITRLNPKVHDFGWPDLHAPPLDKICAICKAMENWLTSDPQHVVVLHCKGNKGKTGVIIAAYMHYSKISAGADQALSTLAMRKFCEDKVSTSLQPSQNRYIYYFGGLLSGAIKMNSSPLFLHQVLIPSLPNFQGAGGYYPFLKIYQSMQLVYTSGIYDLQGTGGRRLSVTIEPALLLKGDIMVKCYHRRAQSADRDVVFRLQFHTCTIHGSQLWFGKGELDEACTDERFPSDATVEFVFSSGPEKIKGREYQKNDPAVTVDYNTADPVVRWDSYENFNQRYQDSLEDIAHTRGPVDGSLYAQIKKRRGAGSGSVSSTNGSSPGAGLSEDRPDHLMSQCSDSVLSGHSHHLNQSSLLPPDRQDETVRPPPPTRQEREDLERLLGGIEGSRDGERETAILDDGDSLPSERTGTLGLSRSCSCRDGYRSQRCAEPGCDRTLLMPNGYCLDRAPGTNGHHGATPAASPNPAAPPSHVDLCQHYSPHSHQSLPPPDLVWDRQSGPPHYLHRSCSEAPSSRHICPYPSPDLTPHNHPHHHPLSSPGRLCCRDDDFPTYHHPPPPPHGHHHPHPHHPKPSTSPTYHDIMVIDGLPPPGCPCRDCSIRREDSAAYHGLRLDRGDSFHWDREAELQQREVVGLRRAREAELPRGSELHWERDPGLRRGRELSLHWERDREAELQWERDREAEYWHRRATVATYGPQGHDLPAFTFDPLPSGHPAYPEASRSHAHSHLDLKYSSSSSGYQTPRQACPCSPYQPSPSESRGYASGYQSESTSPLPPASSMTGPCGHSNGPGEHNHHHHHHHHHPDSQQSYSSDSHTEGLRSSGESVGWRDHITHGSFRRVHRDAHGACSTPSDMSGPPTPVHTSSPLRTQESPSPGREYDIRTTDIIGSDYEPPQPQDGQYRNNNNNIAQEPPKTQSSSSEPLQPVAKDTQSQPDAPNHCTAPTDPPPTGPQQQHCSPDTGVTPATLNQGHCQAPSSPVPEAQARPLALQTLSPSEAAPQTQTQTQTQTQASVPPASPQVTGSSPTRESHPEAPKPNTTTAPAPSSMESSPVSDTPVPGFATLGRRLMLSGSDPHHPNHHQQQQQQQQQQGPPQHHYPAPVDHSAALDNNKRHCFSGPSPQPHPAQPHTNYSTISIPLPHPQPPLPEKRHAPTQPGSPSDAVRPASSTTNTTNNGTAQHQHHVTFSPTVGEIAPPAGQNDDAAPGEAENANRVSVKFVQDSSRFWYKPGISREQAIAALKERDPGTFLIRDSNSFQGAYGLALKVLTPPPNVNNHSSKVSDPMEQLVRHFLIETGPRGVKIKGCQNEPYFGSLSALVYQHSITPISLPCALKIPEKDLVGEVQEVQPVSNISTAADLLKQGAACNVLYLNSVETESLTGPQAIAKATDATLGRSPRPSATVVQFKVTSQGITLTDSQRRVFFRRHYPVNSVTFSSMDPKDRRWTNSDNTTVKVFGFVAKKPGSTAENVCHLFAELDPDQPASAIVNFINKVMLSPRR; encoded by the exons gtgaCCTCTGCGTGCATCCCGGCTCCTTCCAACGATCTG CAGCGTAGAGGGACCACTCCTTCCCGACACGTCCAGCACATG ggaTCCACCAAGTCTTTAACCTACACCAAACAGAGAAACACGTTGCCCAG GAGCTTCAGCGTGGACCGCGTCATGGACCGAGTGATGGAGCGCCACTACGACTTCGACCTGACCTACATCACCGAGCGGATCATCTCCGTCTTCTTCCCCCCgaagctggaggagcagaggtACCGGCTCAACCTGAAGGAGGTGGCCGCCATGCTCAAGTCCAAGCACCAGGACAAGTTTCTG CTCCTGAATCTTTCAGAAAGACGCCACGATATCACCCGACTCAATCCAAAG GTTCATGACTTTGGCTGGCCCGACCTCCACGCCCCGCCGCTGGATAAGATCTGCGCCATATGTAAGGCCATGGAGAACTGGCTGACCTCCGACCCCCAGCACGTGGTGGTCCTGCACTGCAAG GGCAACAAAGGTAAAACAGGGGTGATTATTGCAGCCTACATGCACTACAGCAAGATCTCTGCAGg gGCGGACCAGGCTCTCAGTACTCTGGCCATGAGGAAGTTCTGCGAAGATAAGGTGTCCACTTCCCTCCAGCCGTCCCAGAACAG gtACATCTATTACTTCGGGGGTCTCCTCTCCGGCGCCATCAAGATGAACAGCAgtcctctcttcctccaccaggTTCTCATCCCGTCGCTGCCCAACTTCCAGGGTGCAGGAG gCTACTACCCCTTCCTGAAGATCTACCAGTCCATGCAGTTGGTCTACACCTCAGGCATATA TGACCTTCAAGGAACGGGAGGCAGGCGGCTGAGCGTGACCATTGAACCGGCGCTGCTGTTAAAGGGTGACATCATG GTCAAATGCTACCACAGGCGAGCCCAGAGCGCCGACCGAGACGTGGTGTTCAGGCTGCAGTTCCACACCTGCACCATCCACGGATCCCAGCTGTGGTTCGGCAAAGGGGAGCTGGACGAAGCTTGCACAG ATGAGCGTTTTCCTTCTGATGCCACCGTGGAGTTTGTCTTCTCCTCTGGACCTGAGAAGATCAAAG GTCGTGAATACCAGAAGAACGACCCGGCCGTCACGGTCGACTACAACACTGCCGACCCAGTGGTTCGCTGGGACTCCTACGAGAACTTTAACCAGCGGTACCAGGACAGCCTGGAGG ATATTGCCCACACCAGAGGTCCTGTCGATGGGAGTCTCTACGCTCAGATAAAGAAACGCCGCGGTGCCGGCTCCGGTTCTGTCTCCTCGACCAACGGCAGCAGTCCGGGGGCGGGCCTCTCAGAAGACAGGCCCGACCACTTGATGTCTCAGTGTTCCGACTCTGTCCTCTCGGGCCATTCCCACCACCTGAACCAGTcgtccctcctcccccccgacCGCCAGGACGAGACCGTCCGCCCGCCGCCGCCGACCAGACAAGAGAGGGAGGATCTGGAGCGTCTCCTCGGCGGCATCGAGGGCAGCAGAGACGGCGAGAGGGAGACCGCCATCTTGGATGACGGGGACTCTTTGCCCTCGGAGAGGACGGGGACGCTGGGGCTCAGCCGGTCGTGCTCCTGCCGCGACGGGTACCGGTCCCAGCGCTGTGCCGAGCCCGGCTGCGACCGCACGCTCCTCATGCCCAACGGTTACTGCCTGGACCGGGCTCCGGGCACCAACGGGCACCACGGGGCCACCCCCGCCGCCAGCCCCAATCCGGCCGCTCCCCCGTCCCACGTGGATCTGTGCCAACACTACAGCCCCCACTCCCACCAGTCCCTCCCGCCTCCGGACCTGGTCTGGGACCGTCAGAGCGGCCCGCCCCACTACCTGCACCGCTCCTGCTCAGAGGCTCCCTCGTCTCGACACATCTGCCCGTACCCCTCGCCGGATCTAACCCCCCACAACCACCCGCACCACCACCCGCTGTCTTCCCCCGGCCGCCTCTGCTGTCGGGACGACGACTTCCCGACCTACCACCaccctcctccgccgccgcacGGCCACCATCACCCCCACCCGCACCACCCGAAACCCTCCACCAGCCCCACCTACCACGACATAATGGTGATCGACGGTCTGCCGCCTCCCGGCTGCCCCTGCAGGGACTGCAGCATCCGGAGGGAGGACTCGGCAGCTTATCACGGCCTGAGGCTGGACCGCGGAGACAGCTTCCACTGggacagagaggcagagctcCAGCAGAGAGAGGTGGTGGGCCTGAGGAGGGCCAGGGAGGCCGAGCTACCCCGGGGCTCGGAGCTCCACTGGGAGAGGGATCCCGGGCTGAGACGAGGCAGAGAGCTCTCCCTCCACTGGGAGCGAGACCGGgaggctgagctgcagtggGAGAGGGACAGGGAGGCCGAATACTGGCACAGGAGGGCGACCGTGGCCACCTACGGCCCCCAGGGGCACGACCTCCCGGCCTTCACCTTCGACCCCTTACCGTCCGGTCACCCCGCCTACCCGGAGGCCTCCAGGTCCCACGCCCACTCGCACCTGGACCTCaagtacagcagcagcagcagcggctaCCAGACGCCGCGCCAGGCGTGCCCCTGCTCCCCTTACCAGCCCTCGCCGTCCGAGAGCAGGGGCTACGCCTCGGGCTACCAGTCCGAGTCCACGTCCCCGCTGCCGCCCGCCTCCTCCATGACGGGGCCCTGCGGCCATAGCAACGGGCCGGGAGAGcacaaccaccaccatcaccaccaccaccaccatccagaCTCTCAGCAGTCGTACAGCTCCGACTCACACACCG aGGGCCTTCGTAGCTCTGGTGAAAGCGTGGGCTGGAGGGATCACATTACCCACGGTTCCTTCAGGAGAGTCCACAGAGACGCTCACGGCGCGTGCTCCACGCCGTCCGACATGTCCGGGCCGCCCACTCCCGTCCACACCAGCAGCCCCCTGCGCACACAGGAAAG CCCCAGTCCAGGCAGAGAGTACGACATCCGGACCACGGACATCATCGGCAGCGACTACGAGCCGCCCCAGCCCCAGGATGGACAATaccgaaacaacaacaacaacatcgcTCAGGAACCTCCCAAAACCCAGAGTAGCAGCTCAGAGCCCCTTCAGCCGGTCGCCAAGGACACACAGTCACAACCAGACGCCCCCAACCACTGCACTGCACCGACAGACCCGCCCCCCACCGGCCCCCAACAGCAGCACTGTAGCCCGGATACAGGTGTGACACCAGCCACGTTAAACCAGGGACACTGCCAGGCTCCTTCCTCCCCCGTACCAGAGGCACAAGCCCGACCTCTCGCTCTCCAGACCCTCAGTCCATCAGAAGCGGCgccccagacccagacccagacccagacccagacccaggcgTCTGTACCACCAGCTTCCCCCCAAGTCACCGGATCGTCACCAACTAGGGAATCTCACCCCGAAGCCCCCAAACCCAACACCACTACTGCACCAGCCCCCAGCAGCATGGAGAGCTCCCCCGTGTCTGATACTCCAGTTCCTGGCTTTGCCACTCTGGGCAGGAGGTTGATGTTGAGCGGATCAGACCCCCACCACCCCaatcaccaccagcagcagcagcagcagcagcagcagcaaggcCCCCCTCAGCACCACTACCCGGCCCCCGTGGATCACAGCGCTGCTCTGGACAATAACAAGAGGCACTGCTTCTCTGGGCCGAGCCCGCAACCCCACCCAGCCCAACCCCACACCAACTACTCCACCATCTCCATCCCCCTTCCACACCCTCAGCCCCCTTTGCCAGAGAAGCGCCACGCGCCCACCCAGCCGGGTTCCCCCAGTGATGCCGTGAGGCcagcctcctccaccaccaacaccaccaacaacggCACTGCCCAGCACCAGCACCACGTCACCTTTTCTCCCACTGTGGGGGAAATCGCACCCCCCGCAGGCCAAAATGACGACGCAGCGCCCGGAGAGGCCGAGAACGCCAACAGGGTCAGCGTGAAGTTCGTCCAGGACAGTTCGAGGTTCTGGTACAAGCCGGGCATCTCCAGAGAgcaag CGATTGCAGCTCTGAAGGAGCGAGATCCGGGAACCTTCCTGATCAGAGACAGCAACTCTTTCCAGGGAGCCTACGGCCTCGCCCTGAAGGTCCTCACGCCTCCTCCCAACGTcaacaaccacagcagcaaAG TGAGTGACCCAATGGAGCAGCTGGTCAGACACTTCCTCATAGAAACGGGGCCTCGGGGAGTCAAGATTAAAGGATGTCAGAATGAGCCCTACTTTG GGAGTCTGTCTGCACTGGTCTACCAACACTCCATCACACCCATCTCTCTGCCCTGCGCGCTTAAAATCCCAGAAAAAG ATCTGGTCGGGGAGGTGCAGGAGGTTCAACCCGTGAGTAACATCAGTACAGCTGCTGACCTCCTGAAACAAGGAGCAG cCTGTAACGTCCTCTACCTGAACTCTGTGGAGACGGAGTCGCTGACCGGCCCTCAGGCCATCGCCAAGGCGACGGACGCCACGTTGGGTCGCAGCCCCCGTCCTTCGGCCACCGTGGTCCAGTTCAAGGTGACGTCGCAGGGCATCACCCTGACGGACAGCCAGCGCAG AGTTTTCTTCCGGAGACATTACCCGGTGAACAGCGTGACCTTCAGTAGCATGGACCCTAAGGACAGGAG GTGGACTAACTCAGACAACACGACCGTTAA ggTGTTCGGGTTCGTGGCCAAGAAGCCGGGCAGCACGGCCGAGAACGTGTGCCACCTCTTCGCCGAGCTGGACCCCGACCAGCCGGCCTCCGCCATCGTCAACTTCATCAACAAGGTCATGCTGTCGCCTCGGCGATAG
- the tns2a gene encoding tensin-2 isoform X6 has translation MGSTKSLTYTKQRNTLPRSFSVDRVMDRVMERHYDFDLTYITERIISVFFPPKLEEQRYRLNLKEVAAMLKSKHQDKFLLLNLSERRHDITRLNPKVHDFGWPDLHAPPLDKICAICKAMENWLTSDPQHVVVLHCKGNKGKTGVIIAAYMHYSKISAGADQALSTLAMRKFCEDKVSTSLQPSQNRYIYYFGGLLSGAIKMNSSPLFLHQVLIPSLPNFQGAGGYYPFLKIYQSMQLVYTSGIYDLQGTGGRRLSVTIEPALLLKGDIMVKCYHRRAQSADRDVVFRLQFHTCTIHGSQLWFGKGELDEACTDERFPSDATVEFVFSSGPEKIKGREYQKNDPAVTVDYNTADPVVRWDSYENFNQRYQDSLEDIAHTRGPVDGSLYAQIKKRRGAGSGSVSSTNGSSPGAGLSEDRPDHLMSQCSDSVLSGHSHHLNQSSLLPPDRQDETVRPPPPTRQEREDLERLLGGIEGSRDGERETAILDDGDSLPSERTGTLGLSRSCSCRDGYRSQRCAEPGCDRTLLMPNGYCLDRAPGTNGHHGATPAASPNPAAPPSHVDLCQHYSPHSHQSLPPPDLVWDRQSGPPHYLHRSCSEAPSSRHICPYPSPDLTPHNHPHHHPLSSPGRLCCRDDDFPTYHHPPPPPHGHHHPHPHHPKPSTSPTYHDIMVIDGLPPPGCPCRDCSIRREDSAAYHGLRLDRGDSFHWDREAELQQREVVGLRRAREAELPRGSELHWERDPGLRRGRELSLHWERDREAELQWERDREAEYWHRRATVATYGPQGHDLPAFTFDPLPSGHPAYPEASRSHAHSHLDLKYSSSSSGYQTPRQACPCSPYQPSPSESRGYASGYQSESTSPLPPASSMTGPCGHSNGPGEHNHHHHHHHHHPDSQQSYSSDSHTEGLRSSGESVGWRDHITHGSFRRVHRDAHGACSTPSDMSGPPTPVHTSSPLRTQESPSPGREYDIRTTDIIGSDYEPPQPQDGQYRNNNNNIAQEPPKTQSSSSEPLQPVAKDTQSQPDAPNHCTAPTDPPPTGPQQQHCSPDTGVTPATLNQGHCQAPSSPVPEAQARPLALQTLSPSEAAPQTQTQTQTQTQASVPPASPQVTGSSPTRESHPEAPKPNTTTAPAPSSMESSPVSDTPVPGFATLGRRLMLSGSDPHHPNHHQQQQQQQQQQGPPQHHYPAPVDHSAALDNNKRHCFSGPSPQPHPAQPHTNYSTISIPLPHPQPPLPEKRHAPTQPGSPSDAVRPASSTTNTTNNGTAQHQHHVTFSPTVGEIAPPAGQNDDAAPGEAENANRVSVKFVQDSSRFWYKPGISREQAIAALKERDPGTFLIRDSNSFQGAYGLALKVLTPPPNVNNHSSKVSDPMEQLVRHFLIETGPRGVKIKGCQNEPYFGSLSALVYQHSITPISLPCALKIPEKDLVGEVQEVQPVSNISTAADLLKQGAACNVLYLNSVETESLTGPQAIAKATDATLGRSPRPSATVVQFKVTSQGITLTDSQRRVFFRRHYPVNSVTFSSMDPKDRRWTNSDNTTVKVFGFVAKKPGSTAENVCHLFAELDPDQPASAIVNFINKVMLSPRR, from the exons ATG ggaTCCACCAAGTCTTTAACCTACACCAAACAGAGAAACACGTTGCCCAG GAGCTTCAGCGTGGACCGCGTCATGGACCGAGTGATGGAGCGCCACTACGACTTCGACCTGACCTACATCACCGAGCGGATCATCTCCGTCTTCTTCCCCCCgaagctggaggagcagaggtACCGGCTCAACCTGAAGGAGGTGGCCGCCATGCTCAAGTCCAAGCACCAGGACAAGTTTCTG CTCCTGAATCTTTCAGAAAGACGCCACGATATCACCCGACTCAATCCAAAG GTTCATGACTTTGGCTGGCCCGACCTCCACGCCCCGCCGCTGGATAAGATCTGCGCCATATGTAAGGCCATGGAGAACTGGCTGACCTCCGACCCCCAGCACGTGGTGGTCCTGCACTGCAAG GGCAACAAAGGTAAAACAGGGGTGATTATTGCAGCCTACATGCACTACAGCAAGATCTCTGCAGg gGCGGACCAGGCTCTCAGTACTCTGGCCATGAGGAAGTTCTGCGAAGATAAGGTGTCCACTTCCCTCCAGCCGTCCCAGAACAG gtACATCTATTACTTCGGGGGTCTCCTCTCCGGCGCCATCAAGATGAACAGCAgtcctctcttcctccaccaggTTCTCATCCCGTCGCTGCCCAACTTCCAGGGTGCAGGAG gCTACTACCCCTTCCTGAAGATCTACCAGTCCATGCAGTTGGTCTACACCTCAGGCATATA TGACCTTCAAGGAACGGGAGGCAGGCGGCTGAGCGTGACCATTGAACCGGCGCTGCTGTTAAAGGGTGACATCATG GTCAAATGCTACCACAGGCGAGCCCAGAGCGCCGACCGAGACGTGGTGTTCAGGCTGCAGTTCCACACCTGCACCATCCACGGATCCCAGCTGTGGTTCGGCAAAGGGGAGCTGGACGAAGCTTGCACAG ATGAGCGTTTTCCTTCTGATGCCACCGTGGAGTTTGTCTTCTCCTCTGGACCTGAGAAGATCAAAG GTCGTGAATACCAGAAGAACGACCCGGCCGTCACGGTCGACTACAACACTGCCGACCCAGTGGTTCGCTGGGACTCCTACGAGAACTTTAACCAGCGGTACCAGGACAGCCTGGAGG ATATTGCCCACACCAGAGGTCCTGTCGATGGGAGTCTCTACGCTCAGATAAAGAAACGCCGCGGTGCCGGCTCCGGTTCTGTCTCCTCGACCAACGGCAGCAGTCCGGGGGCGGGCCTCTCAGAAGACAGGCCCGACCACTTGATGTCTCAGTGTTCCGACTCTGTCCTCTCGGGCCATTCCCACCACCTGAACCAGTcgtccctcctcccccccgacCGCCAGGACGAGACCGTCCGCCCGCCGCCGCCGACCAGACAAGAGAGGGAGGATCTGGAGCGTCTCCTCGGCGGCATCGAGGGCAGCAGAGACGGCGAGAGGGAGACCGCCATCTTGGATGACGGGGACTCTTTGCCCTCGGAGAGGACGGGGACGCTGGGGCTCAGCCGGTCGTGCTCCTGCCGCGACGGGTACCGGTCCCAGCGCTGTGCCGAGCCCGGCTGCGACCGCACGCTCCTCATGCCCAACGGTTACTGCCTGGACCGGGCTCCGGGCACCAACGGGCACCACGGGGCCACCCCCGCCGCCAGCCCCAATCCGGCCGCTCCCCCGTCCCACGTGGATCTGTGCCAACACTACAGCCCCCACTCCCACCAGTCCCTCCCGCCTCCGGACCTGGTCTGGGACCGTCAGAGCGGCCCGCCCCACTACCTGCACCGCTCCTGCTCAGAGGCTCCCTCGTCTCGACACATCTGCCCGTACCCCTCGCCGGATCTAACCCCCCACAACCACCCGCACCACCACCCGCTGTCTTCCCCCGGCCGCCTCTGCTGTCGGGACGACGACTTCCCGACCTACCACCaccctcctccgccgccgcacGGCCACCATCACCCCCACCCGCACCACCCGAAACCCTCCACCAGCCCCACCTACCACGACATAATGGTGATCGACGGTCTGCCGCCTCCCGGCTGCCCCTGCAGGGACTGCAGCATCCGGAGGGAGGACTCGGCAGCTTATCACGGCCTGAGGCTGGACCGCGGAGACAGCTTCCACTGggacagagaggcagagctcCAGCAGAGAGAGGTGGTGGGCCTGAGGAGGGCCAGGGAGGCCGAGCTACCCCGGGGCTCGGAGCTCCACTGGGAGAGGGATCCCGGGCTGAGACGAGGCAGAGAGCTCTCCCTCCACTGGGAGCGAGACCGGgaggctgagctgcagtggGAGAGGGACAGGGAGGCCGAATACTGGCACAGGAGGGCGACCGTGGCCACCTACGGCCCCCAGGGGCACGACCTCCCGGCCTTCACCTTCGACCCCTTACCGTCCGGTCACCCCGCCTACCCGGAGGCCTCCAGGTCCCACGCCCACTCGCACCTGGACCTCaagtacagcagcagcagcagcggctaCCAGACGCCGCGCCAGGCGTGCCCCTGCTCCCCTTACCAGCCCTCGCCGTCCGAGAGCAGGGGCTACGCCTCGGGCTACCAGTCCGAGTCCACGTCCCCGCTGCCGCCCGCCTCCTCCATGACGGGGCCCTGCGGCCATAGCAACGGGCCGGGAGAGcacaaccaccaccatcaccaccaccaccaccatccagaCTCTCAGCAGTCGTACAGCTCCGACTCACACACCG aGGGCCTTCGTAGCTCTGGTGAAAGCGTGGGCTGGAGGGATCACATTACCCACGGTTCCTTCAGGAGAGTCCACAGAGACGCTCACGGCGCGTGCTCCACGCCGTCCGACATGTCCGGGCCGCCCACTCCCGTCCACACCAGCAGCCCCCTGCGCACACAGGAAAG CCCCAGTCCAGGCAGAGAGTACGACATCCGGACCACGGACATCATCGGCAGCGACTACGAGCCGCCCCAGCCCCAGGATGGACAATaccgaaacaacaacaacaacatcgcTCAGGAACCTCCCAAAACCCAGAGTAGCAGCTCAGAGCCCCTTCAGCCGGTCGCCAAGGACACACAGTCACAACCAGACGCCCCCAACCACTGCACTGCACCGACAGACCCGCCCCCCACCGGCCCCCAACAGCAGCACTGTAGCCCGGATACAGGTGTGACACCAGCCACGTTAAACCAGGGACACTGCCAGGCTCCTTCCTCCCCCGTACCAGAGGCACAAGCCCGACCTCTCGCTCTCCAGACCCTCAGTCCATCAGAAGCGGCgccccagacccagacccagacccagacccagacccaggcgTCTGTACCACCAGCTTCCCCCCAAGTCACCGGATCGTCACCAACTAGGGAATCTCACCCCGAAGCCCCCAAACCCAACACCACTACTGCACCAGCCCCCAGCAGCATGGAGAGCTCCCCCGTGTCTGATACTCCAGTTCCTGGCTTTGCCACTCTGGGCAGGAGGTTGATGTTGAGCGGATCAGACCCCCACCACCCCaatcaccaccagcagcagcagcagcagcagcagcagcaaggcCCCCCTCAGCACCACTACCCGGCCCCCGTGGATCACAGCGCTGCTCTGGACAATAACAAGAGGCACTGCTTCTCTGGGCCGAGCCCGCAACCCCACCCAGCCCAACCCCACACCAACTACTCCACCATCTCCATCCCCCTTCCACACCCTCAGCCCCCTTTGCCAGAGAAGCGCCACGCGCCCACCCAGCCGGGTTCCCCCAGTGATGCCGTGAGGCcagcctcctccaccaccaacaccaccaacaacggCACTGCCCAGCACCAGCACCACGTCACCTTTTCTCCCACTGTGGGGGAAATCGCACCCCCCGCAGGCCAAAATGACGACGCAGCGCCCGGAGAGGCCGAGAACGCCAACAGGGTCAGCGTGAAGTTCGTCCAGGACAGTTCGAGGTTCTGGTACAAGCCGGGCATCTCCAGAGAgcaag CGATTGCAGCTCTGAAGGAGCGAGATCCGGGAACCTTCCTGATCAGAGACAGCAACTCTTTCCAGGGAGCCTACGGCCTCGCCCTGAAGGTCCTCACGCCTCCTCCCAACGTcaacaaccacagcagcaaAG TGAGTGACCCAATGGAGCAGCTGGTCAGACACTTCCTCATAGAAACGGGGCCTCGGGGAGTCAAGATTAAAGGATGTCAGAATGAGCCCTACTTTG GGAGTCTGTCTGCACTGGTCTACCAACACTCCATCACACCCATCTCTCTGCCCTGCGCGCTTAAAATCCCAGAAAAAG ATCTGGTCGGGGAGGTGCAGGAGGTTCAACCCGTGAGTAACATCAGTACAGCTGCTGACCTCCTGAAACAAGGAGCAG cCTGTAACGTCCTCTACCTGAACTCTGTGGAGACGGAGTCGCTGACCGGCCCTCAGGCCATCGCCAAGGCGACGGACGCCACGTTGGGTCGCAGCCCCCGTCCTTCGGCCACCGTGGTCCAGTTCAAGGTGACGTCGCAGGGCATCACCCTGACGGACAGCCAGCGCAG AGTTTTCTTCCGGAGACATTACCCGGTGAACAGCGTGACCTTCAGTAGCATGGACCCTAAGGACAGGAG GTGGACTAACTCAGACAACACGACCGTTAA ggTGTTCGGGTTCGTGGCCAAGAAGCCGGGCAGCACGGCCGAGAACGTGTGCCACCTCTTCGCCGAGCTGGACCCCGACCAGCCGGCCTCCGCCATCGTCAACTTCATCAACAAGGTCATGCTGTCGCCTCGGCGATAG